The following are from one region of the Streptomyces fradiae genome:
- a CDS encoding glycoside hydrolase family 3 protein, which yields MTTLATGSDTLTRDALTVLQPGFVGTTAPDWLLRRIGEGLSSVGLFGRNVVAPDQLAALTARLRAEREDVLVAIDEEGGDVTRLEVREGSSFPGNYALGSVDDVELTRAVARELGRRLAECGIDLNWAPSADVNSNADNPVIGVRSFGADPDLVARHTVAYVDGLQAVGVAACTKHFPGHGDTSVDSHDAMPRIDVDLATLHARELAPFRAAIAAGSKAVMSAHILLPALDPERPATLSPRILTGLLRRELGFEGLIVTDGMEMQAIASTYGIERGSVLAIAAGADAICVGGGLADEDTVLRLRDALVEAVRTGELPEERLADAAARVRALAAWTQAHRVRGAVSGPGAASQEGTAPGTEVGLVAARRALRVTPGKRPFEPLTAAPYVASFTPVANFAVGDETPWGIAAELQRLLPGTATGSYGVEASADAVLAAAGDRRVVAVVRDAHRHPWMAGTLDALLAARPDTVVVEMGLNESSPRGALHIATHGAARVCGRAAAEVIAGVRGL from the coding sequence ATGACCACGCTCGCAACCGGCTCGGACACCCTGACCCGGGACGCGCTCACCGTCCTCCAGCCGGGCTTCGTCGGCACCACCGCCCCCGACTGGCTGCTCCGCCGGATCGGCGAGGGACTGTCCTCGGTCGGCCTCTTCGGCCGCAACGTCGTCGCCCCCGACCAGCTGGCCGCCCTCACCGCCCGGCTGCGCGCCGAGCGCGAGGACGTCCTGGTCGCCATCGACGAGGAGGGCGGCGACGTCACCCGCCTGGAGGTACGGGAGGGCTCCTCCTTCCCCGGCAACTACGCCCTCGGCAGCGTCGACGACGTCGAGCTCACCCGGGCGGTGGCCCGCGAGCTCGGCCGCCGGCTCGCCGAGTGCGGGATCGACCTCAACTGGGCGCCGTCCGCCGACGTCAACTCCAACGCCGACAACCCGGTCATCGGGGTGCGCTCCTTCGGCGCCGACCCCGACCTGGTCGCCCGGCACACCGTGGCCTACGTCGACGGCCTCCAGGCCGTGGGCGTCGCCGCCTGCACCAAGCACTTCCCGGGGCACGGCGACACCAGTGTGGACTCGCACGACGCGATGCCCCGGATCGATGTGGACCTCGCCACACTGCACGCCCGTGAGCTGGCACCTTTCCGCGCGGCCATCGCCGCGGGTTCCAAAGCGGTGATGAGCGCGCATATCCTGCTTCCCGCGCTCGACCCCGAGCGGCCGGCCACCCTGAGCCCGCGGATCCTCACCGGACTGCTGCGCCGGGAGCTGGGCTTCGAGGGGCTGATCGTCACCGACGGGATGGAGATGCAGGCCATCGCGTCGACGTACGGCATCGAGCGCGGATCCGTCCTCGCGATCGCCGCGGGCGCCGACGCCATCTGCGTCGGCGGCGGGCTGGCCGACGAGGACACCGTACTGCGGCTGCGCGACGCGCTGGTCGAGGCGGTACGGACCGGTGAACTGCCCGAGGAGCGGCTGGCAGACGCCGCGGCGCGGGTACGCGCCCTGGCGGCCTGGACCCAGGCGCACCGGGTCAGGGGGGCTGTATCGGGGCCGGGCGCGGCGTCACAGGAGGGGACCGCGCCCGGCACCGAGGTCGGACTCGTCGCGGCCCGCCGGGCCCTGCGGGTGACCCCGGGGAAGCGGCCCTTCGAGCCGCTGACCGCGGCGCCCTACGTGGCCTCCTTCACCCCGGTCGCGAACTTCGCGGTCGGCGACGAGACGCCCTGGGGCATCGCCGCCGAGTTGCAGCGCCTGCTGCCGGGGACCGCGACCGGCTCGTACGGCGTGGAGGCCTCGGCTGACGCGGTGCTCGCCGCCGCCGGGGACCGGCGCGTGGTCGCGGTCGTACGGGACGCCCACCGGCACCCGTGGATGGCCGGCACCCTGGACGCCCTGCTCGCCGCCCGCCCCGACACCGTGGTGGTGGAGATGGGCCTGAACGAGTCGTCCCCGCGCGGCGCCCTGCACATCGCCACCCACGGCGCCGCCCGCGTCTGCGGCCGGGCCGCGGCGGAGGTCATCGCGGGAGTGCGCGGGCTCTGA
- a CDS encoding GntR family transcriptional regulator, translated as MATDAGNTETDSGAATRTARVPKYYRLKRHLLDMTETQAPGTPVPPERTLAAEFDTSRTTVRQALQELVVEGRLERIQGKGTFVAKPKVSQALQLTSYTEDMRAQGLEPTSQLLDIGYVTADDTLAGLLDISTGGRVLRIERLRLASGEPMAIETTHLSAKRFPALRRSLVKYTSLYTALAEVYDVHLAEAEETIETSLATPREAGLLGTDVGLPMLMLSRHSLDANGEPVEWVRSVYRGDRYKFVARLQRPNG; from the coding sequence ATGGCCACGGACGCGGGGAACACCGAGACAGACAGCGGGGCCGCCACCCGTACCGCGCGCGTGCCCAAGTACTACCGGCTCAAGCGTCATTTGCTCGACATGACCGAGACCCAGGCGCCCGGCACGCCCGTGCCGCCGGAGCGGACCCTCGCCGCGGAGTTCGACACCTCGCGCACGACGGTCCGCCAGGCCCTGCAGGAGCTGGTCGTCGAGGGCCGCCTGGAGCGGATCCAGGGCAAGGGCACCTTCGTGGCCAAGCCCAAGGTCTCCCAGGCCCTGCAGCTCACCTCGTACACCGAGGACATGCGGGCCCAGGGCCTGGAGCCCACCTCGCAGCTGCTCGACATCGGCTATGTGACGGCCGACGACACGCTCGCCGGGCTGCTCGACATCTCGACCGGCGGCCGGGTGCTGCGGATCGAGCGGCTGCGCCTCGCCAGCGGCGAGCCGATGGCGATCGAGACCACCCATCTGTCCGCCAAGCGCTTCCCCGCGCTGCGGCGTTCGCTGGTGAAGTACACCTCGCTCTACACCGCGCTCGCCGAGGTGTACGACGTGCACCTCGCCGAGGCCGAGGAGACCATCGAGACCTCGCTGGCCACCCCGCGCGAGGCCGGCCTGCTCGGCACGGACGTGGGCCTGCCGATGCTGATGCTCTCCCGCCACTCGCTTGACGCCAACGGCGAGCCGGTCGAATGGGTGCGCTCGGTCTACCGCGGCGACCGCTACAAGTTCGTGGCCCG
- a CDS encoding anti-sigma regulatory factor, with amino-acid sequence MSQIAGEPGTQDFVEVRLPAAGAYLSVLRTATAGLAARLDFTLDEIEDLRIAVDEACAILLQQAVPGSVLSCVFRLIDDSLDVTVSAPTTDGRAPERDTFAWTVLSALAGKVESSVAEDRTVSISLYKQRGAGPGPA; translated from the coding sequence GTGTCCCAGATCGCAGGCGAGCCCGGGACCCAGGACTTCGTGGAAGTCCGGCTGCCCGCTGCGGGTGCCTACCTGTCCGTGCTGCGTACGGCCACGGCCGGTCTCGCGGCGCGCTTGGACTTCACCCTCGACGAGATCGAGGACCTGCGGATCGCGGTCGACGAGGCATGCGCGATCCTGCTCCAGCAGGCGGTGCCGGGCTCCGTACTGAGCTGTGTGTTCCGCCTGATCGACGACTCGCTCGACGTCACGGTGTCCGCCCCGACCACGGACGGCCGGGCGCCGGAGCGCGACACCTTCGCGTGGACGGTGCTCTCGGCGCTGGCCGGGAAGGTGGAGTCGTCGGTCGCCGAGGACCGGACGGTCTCCATCAGCCTGTACAAACAGCGCGGCGCGGGGCCAGGCCCGGCGTGA
- a CDS encoding diacylglycerol kinase family protein — translation MRALLVVNPAATTTSARTRDVLIHALASEMKLEAVTTEYRGHARDLGRRAADSDDIDLVVALGGDGTVNEVVNGLLHAGPDPDRLPGLAVVPGGSTNVFARALGLPNDAVEATGALLDALRERRARTVSLGLASGTPGTDDEAVPERWFTFCAGFGFDASVIGRVEQQRERGKRSTHALYLRQVVRQFLGEQNRRHGTITLERPGEDPVKDLVLSIICNTSPWTYLGNRPVYASPEASFETALDVLGLSRLSAPSVARYATQLLTSTPERGPRGKHAATLHDLTDFTLHSKVPLPLQMDGDHLGLRTSVTFTGVRRALRVIV, via the coding sequence ATGCGCGCGCTTCTCGTGGTCAATCCGGCAGCAACCACCACCAGTGCGCGTACACGGGATGTTCTGATCCACGCGCTCGCCAGCGAGATGAAGCTGGAGGCGGTGACGACCGAGTATCGCGGCCATGCCCGTGACCTGGGGCGCAGGGCCGCCGACTCGGACGACATCGACCTCGTGGTGGCGCTCGGCGGTGACGGCACGGTCAACGAGGTGGTCAACGGGCTGCTGCACGCGGGGCCCGATCCGGACCGGCTGCCGGGGCTCGCCGTGGTGCCGGGCGGCTCGACCAATGTGTTCGCACGGGCGCTCGGGCTGCCGAACGACGCGGTGGAGGCGACCGGCGCGCTGCTCGACGCGCTGCGCGAGCGGCGGGCGCGGACGGTCAGCCTCGGACTGGCGTCCGGGACGCCGGGCACGGACGACGAGGCGGTTCCCGAACGCTGGTTCACCTTCTGCGCCGGTTTCGGTTTCGACGCGAGCGTGATCGGCCGGGTCGAACAGCAGCGCGAGCGCGGCAAGCGTTCGACGCACGCGCTCTATCTGCGTCAGGTGGTGCGCCAGTTCCTGGGCGAGCAGAACCGGCGGCACGGCACGATCACCCTGGAGCGGCCCGGCGAGGATCCGGTGAAGGATCTCGTGCTCTCCATAATCTGCAACACCTCCCCCTGGACCTACCTGGGGAATCGTCCGGTGTACGCGTCGCCGGAGGCCTCCTTCGAGACGGCCCTGGACGTGCTCGGACTGAGCCGGCTGTCGGCTCCTTCGGTGGCCCGGTACGCCACTCAGCTGCTCACTTCGACCCCCGAACGGGGGCCCCGCGGCAAGCACGCGGCGACCCTGCACGATCTCACCGACTTCACCTTGCATTCGAAGGTGCCGCTGCCGCTCCAGATGGACGGTGACCACCTCGGGCTGCGTACGAGCGTGACGTTCACAGGCGTACGCCGTGCACTGCGTGTGATTGTGTGA
- a CDS encoding SigB/SigF/SigG family RNA polymerase sigma factor has translation MRSGDATAGIPEQQRARPQGAAGVEVEVEVATEQADQMSEHEQHEVAPGAGGPREAHGRVPDRAADEIPRPTADPAAGQTPEPAPGAASGPTSGPASEAAPGAASEQPHDRSGARALFVELRGLPEGSPEKAALRDRLVRMHLPLVEHLARRFRNRGEPLDDLTQVATIGLIKSVDRFDPDRGVEFSTYATPTVVGEIKRHFRDKGWAVRVPRRLQELRLSLTTATAELSQQHGRSPTVHELAERLGISEEEVLEGLESANAYSTLSLDVPDTDDESPAVADTLGAEDEALEGVEYRESLKPLLEDLPPREKRILLLRFFGNMTQSQIAQEVGISQMHVSRLLARTLAQLRDKLLVEE, from the coding sequence GTGAGGAGCGGGGACGCGACGGCCGGCATCCCTGAACAGCAGCGGGCCCGGCCGCAGGGGGCGGCCGGTGTCGAGGTCGAGGTCGAGGTCGCTACGGAGCAGGCGGACCAGATGAGCGAGCACGAGCAGCACGAAGTGGCCCCGGGCGCGGGCGGGCCGCGGGAGGCCCACGGCCGGGTCCCCGACCGGGCGGCCGACGAGATCCCCCGTCCGACCGCCGATCCGGCTGCCGGCCAGACCCCCGAGCCGGCTCCCGGGGCGGCGTCCGGACCGACTTCCGGACCGGCCTCCGAAGCGGCTCCCGGGGCGGCGTCCGAGCAGCCGCACGACCGCAGCGGCGCGCGGGCGCTCTTCGTCGAGCTGCGCGGTCTCCCGGAGGGTTCGCCGGAGAAGGCGGCGCTGCGCGACCGGCTGGTGCGGATGCACCTGCCGCTGGTGGAGCACCTCGCCCGGCGCTTCCGCAACCGGGGCGAGCCGCTGGACGACCTGACGCAGGTGGCGACGATCGGCCTGATCAAGTCGGTGGACCGGTTCGACCCGGACCGCGGGGTGGAGTTCTCCACGTACGCGACGCCGACGGTGGTGGGCGAGATCAAGCGCCACTTCCGTGACAAGGGCTGGGCGGTACGGGTCCCCCGCCGCCTGCAGGAGCTGCGGCTCTCGCTGACGACGGCGACGGCCGAGCTGTCCCAGCAGCACGGGCGCTCGCCGACGGTGCACGAGCTGGCCGAGCGGCTCGGGATCTCCGAGGAGGAGGTCCTGGAGGGCCTGGAGTCGGCGAACGCCTACTCGACGCTCTCGCTCGACGTGCCGGACACGGACGACGAGTCGCCGGCGGTGGCGGACACCCTGGGCGCGGAGGACGAGGCGCTGGAGGGCGTCGAGTACCGGGAGTCGCTCAAGCCGCTCCTGGAGGACCTGCCGCCGCGGGAGAAGCGGATCCTGCTCCTTCGCTTCTTCGGCAACATGACCCAGTCGCAGATCGCGCAGGAGGTCGGCATCTCGCAGATGCACGTCTCGCGCCTGCTCGCGCGCACGCTGGCGCAGCTGCGGGACAAGCTCCTCGTGGAGGAGTGA
- a CDS encoding carbohydrate ABC transporter permease — protein sequence MTVDSPGTATAGPQDAPGRAAGKSPTPPAATGPKDVRQPSRGRRSLPGGLLPYLLVTPALLSMAALLLYPLIRNVMLSFQQLGRKEFITRETVWVGFDNYADLLTKADFWTVVLRSVVFTAVNVVAIMAIGTGIGLLLNRLGKKMRLLLSLALVFAWAMPIVASVTVFQWLFDEQFGVANWLMRTMGFAGYDQHNWFETGFSALAISTVLIAWGSIPFVALNMYAGLTTIGTELYEAAKMDGANGWRTFWAVVFPNLKPFFLITTFLEIIWVFKAFTQIYAMNKGGPNRESETLPVFAYIEGQGQFHYGVAAAISVLTIVMLVAIMSFYFRLILKQEEEL from the coding sequence ATGACCGTGGACTCCCCGGGGACGGCGACCGCCGGTCCCCAGGACGCGCCCGGGAGGGCGGCAGGGAAGTCACCGACCCCGCCGGCCGCGACCGGCCCGAAGGACGTCCGTCAGCCCTCGCGGGGGAGACGCTCCCTGCCCGGCGGGCTGCTGCCGTACCTGCTCGTCACCCCGGCCCTGCTGTCGATGGCGGCGCTGCTGCTCTACCCGCTGATCCGCAATGTGATGCTCTCCTTCCAGCAGCTGGGCCGCAAGGAGTTCATCACCCGCGAGACGGTGTGGGTCGGCTTCGACAACTACGCCGATCTGCTCACCAAGGCGGACTTCTGGACCGTCGTCCTCCGCTCGGTCGTCTTCACCGCCGTCAACGTCGTGGCGATCATGGCCATCGGCACCGGCATCGGCCTGCTGCTCAACCGCCTCGGCAAGAAGATGCGGCTGCTGCTCTCGCTCGCCCTGGTCTTCGCCTGGGCCATGCCGATCGTCGCCTCCGTCACCGTCTTCCAGTGGCTCTTCGACGAGCAGTTCGGCGTCGCCAACTGGCTGATGCGCACCATGGGCTTCGCCGGCTACGACCAGCACAACTGGTTCGAGACCGGCTTCTCCGCCCTCGCCATCTCCACCGTCCTCATCGCCTGGGGCTCCATCCCCTTCGTCGCCCTCAACATGTACGCCGGCCTCACCACCATCGGCACCGAGCTGTACGAGGCCGCCAAGATGGACGGCGCGAACGGCTGGCGGACCTTCTGGGCCGTGGTCTTCCCGAACCTCAAGCCGTTCTTCCTGATCACCACGTTCCTGGAGATCATCTGGGTCTTCAAGGCGTTCACCCAGATCTACGCGATGAACAAGGGCGGCCCGAACCGCGAGTCCGAGACGCTGCCCGTCTTCGCGTACATCGAGGGCCAGGGTCAGTTCCACTACGGCGTCGCCGCGGCGATCTCCGTCCTCACGATCGTGATGCTCGTCGCGATCATGTCCTTCTACTTCCGCCTGATCCTGAAGCAGGAGGAGGAGCTGTGA
- a CDS encoding carbohydrate ABC transporter permease: protein MKYRTRKRITVGGVVKNLSALVIAVVFVFPVYWMLSSSLKPQHEIMTKDPVFLFSPTLENYTTATGVDLFWTYVANSLVVTLGAVLLALLVALLASFALARMRFRGRKGIVLVVMMAQMAPWEVMVIAMYMISRENDMLNSIPVLTLIYFVMVLPFTIWTLRGFIAAVPVELEEAAQIDGCTRGQAFRKVIFPLLAPGLMSTSIFGFITAWNEFAMILMLNKDKESQTLTLWLTQFQTAFGSDWGATMAASTLFALPVLIVFLFLQRKAVGGMTAGAVKG, encoded by the coding sequence GTGAAGTACCGCACCCGCAAGCGGATCACGGTCGGCGGCGTCGTCAAGAACCTCTCCGCGCTCGTGATCGCGGTGGTCTTCGTCTTCCCCGTCTACTGGATGCTCTCGTCCTCGCTGAAGCCGCAGCACGAGATCATGACCAAGGACCCGGTCTTCCTCTTCTCGCCCACGCTCGAGAACTACACCACCGCCACCGGCGTCGACCTGTTCTGGACCTATGTCGCCAACAGCCTCGTGGTGACCCTCGGCGCGGTGCTCCTCGCCCTGCTCGTGGCCCTCCTCGCGAGCTTCGCGCTCGCCCGGATGAGGTTCCGCGGCCGCAAGGGCATCGTCCTCGTCGTGATGATGGCCCAGATGGCCCCCTGGGAGGTCATGGTCATCGCGATGTACATGATCTCGCGCGAGAACGACATGCTGAACAGCATCCCGGTCCTCACGCTCATCTACTTCGTGATGGTGCTGCCCTTCACCATCTGGACCCTGCGCGGCTTCATCGCCGCCGTCCCGGTGGAGCTGGAGGAGGCCGCCCAGATCGACGGCTGCACCCGCGGCCAGGCCTTCCGCAAGGTCATCTTCCCGCTGCTCGCCCCGGGTCTGATGTCGACCTCGATCTTCGGCTTCATCACGGCCTGGAACGAGTTCGCGATGATCCTCATGCTCAACAAGGACAAGGAGTCGCAGACCCTGACGCTCTGGCTGACCCAGTTCCAGACCGCGTTCGGCAGCGACTGGGGCGCCACCATGGCCGCCTCGACCCTCTTCGCGCTCCCCGTCCTGATCGTCTTCCTCTTCCTCCAGCGCAAGGCCGTCGGCGGCATGACCGCCGGCGCGGTGAAGGGATAA
- a CDS encoding WhiB family transcriptional regulator, translating into MDWRHNAVCREEDPELFFPIGNTGPALLQIEEAKAVCRRCPVMEQCLQWALESGQDSGVWGGLSEDERRAMKRRAARNRARNASA; encoded by the coding sequence ATGGACTGGCGTCACAACGCCGTTTGTCGTGAGGAAGACCCCGAGCTGTTCTTCCCCATCGGCAACACCGGTCCTGCGCTGCTGCAGATCGAGGAAGCCAAGGCCGTCTGCCGCCGCTGCCCCGTCATGGAGCAGTGCCTGCAGTGGGCGCTCGAGTCCGGCCAGGACTCCGGCGTCTGGGGTGGCCTCAGCGAGGACGAGCGCCGCGCGATGAAGCGCCGCGCCGCCCGCAACCGGGCGCGCAACGCCAGCGCCTGA
- a CDS encoding extracellular solute-binding protein produces the protein MKRKLIAAIGVAGMMVSIAACGSESGDKGDKGKAEGGNKTITVWVMDGSAPDAWMAEVNKTFEAKHPGVKVKVEKQQWNGIQEKVTTALSEDTPPDVLELGNTQTAGYAVTGGLADLSGDKAKLGYDGWNKGMLASNELDGKLYSAPWYAANRVVVYDKAAFAKAKVTPPKTRAEWIEGLKKLKAADPKSQAIYLPGQSWYVLAGFIWDEGSDLAVKDGDKWKGNLSSPEATAAMNFYKELASYSTAPKDKDEATPQQSTDIVPKGGVASWIGLGWEAGGAIDAMKKAGKTADFGYFPIPGKTADKPGSVFFGGSNLAVAERSQNKDLAKEWLALAAGQEYMTKYAAATEGALLPNNDAAQFKPAAGSFAEAMAQAAPVGKITPVTPGWANVETAPNPIKDYMTKVLKGEDAKAAGEAADKVIGERINQQ, from the coding sequence GTGAAGCGCAAGCTCATCGCGGCGATCGGCGTCGCGGGCATGATGGTCAGCATTGCCGCTTGTGGCAGCGAGAGCGGTGACAAGGGGGACAAGGGCAAGGCCGAGGGCGGCAACAAGACCATCACCGTCTGGGTGATGGACGGCTCCGCGCCCGACGCCTGGATGGCCGAGGTCAACAAGACGTTCGAGGCCAAGCACCCGGGCGTCAAGGTCAAGGTCGAGAAGCAGCAGTGGAACGGCATCCAGGAGAAGGTCACCACGGCCCTCTCCGAGGACACCCCGCCGGACGTCCTGGAGCTCGGCAACACCCAGACCGCCGGCTACGCGGTCACCGGCGGCCTCGCCGACCTCTCCGGCGACAAGGCCAAGCTCGGCTACGACGGCTGGAACAAGGGCATGCTCGCCTCCAACGAGCTGGACGGCAAGCTGTACTCCGCCCCCTGGTACGCCGCCAACCGCGTCGTCGTCTACGACAAGGCCGCCTTCGCCAAGGCCAAGGTCACCCCGCCGAAGACCCGCGCCGAGTGGATCGAGGGCCTGAAGAAGCTCAAGGCCGCCGACCCGAAGTCCCAGGCCATCTACCTGCCGGGCCAGAGCTGGTACGTGCTCGCCGGCTTCATCTGGGACGAGGGCAGCGACCTCGCCGTCAAGGACGGCGACAAGTGGAAGGGCAACCTGTCCTCCCCCGAGGCCACGGCCGCCATGAACTTCTACAAGGAGCTGGCGTCCTACTCCACCGCTCCGAAGGACAAGGACGAGGCGACCCCGCAGCAGTCCACCGACATCGTCCCCAAGGGCGGCGTCGCGTCCTGGATCGGCCTCGGCTGGGAGGCCGGCGGCGCGATCGACGCCATGAAGAAGGCCGGCAAGACCGCCGACTTCGGCTACTTCCCGATCCCGGGCAAGACCGCCGACAAGCCGGGCTCCGTCTTCTTCGGCGGCTCCAACCTCGCCGTGGCCGAGCGCTCCCAGAACAAGGACCTCGCCAAGGAGTGGCTGGCCCTGGCCGCCGGCCAGGAGTACATGACCAAGTACGCCGCCGCCACCGAGGGCGCCCTGCTCCCGAACAACGACGCCGCGCAGTTCAAGCCGGCCGCCGGCTCCTTCGCTGAGGCCATGGCCCAGGCCGCGCCCGTCGGCAAGATCACCCCGGTGACCCCGGGCTGGGCGAACGTCGAGACCGCCCCGAACCCGATCAAGGACTACATGACCAAGGTCCTGAAGGGCGAGGACGCCAAGGCCGCCGGCGAGGCCGCCGACAAGGTCATCGGCGAGCGCATCAACCAGCAGTGA
- the nagB gene encoding glucosamine-6-phosphate deaminase encodes MEVVIVKDATAGGELIADGIAGLLRRKPDALLGVATGSTPLPIYDALTAKVRAGAVDVSRARIAQLDEYVGLPAGHPESYRATVLRQVVEPLGLSAEAFMGPDGSAEDVQAACEAYDKALVDAGGVDLQILGIGTDGHIGFNEPCSSLASRTRIKTLTEQTRVDNARFFDNDIEQVPHHVITQGIGTILEARHLVLLATGEGKAEAVAQTVEGPVAALVPASALQLHPHATVVVDEAAASKLKLADYFRHTYANKPSWQGI; translated from the coding sequence GTGGAAGTTGTCATCGTCAAGGACGCCACGGCGGGCGGCGAGCTCATCGCGGACGGCATCGCCGGCCTCCTGCGCCGCAAGCCCGACGCGCTGCTCGGCGTGGCCACCGGCTCGACCCCGCTGCCCATCTACGACGCCCTGACCGCCAAGGTCCGGGCCGGCGCCGTGGACGTCTCCCGGGCGCGGATCGCCCAGCTCGACGAGTACGTGGGCCTGCCGGCCGGGCATCCCGAGTCGTACCGGGCGACGGTGCTGCGCCAGGTCGTCGAGCCGCTCGGGCTCTCCGCGGAGGCCTTCATGGGCCCCGACGGCTCGGCCGAGGACGTCCAGGCGGCCTGCGAGGCGTACGACAAGGCGCTCGTCGACGCCGGCGGCGTCGACCTGCAGATCCTCGGCATCGGCACCGACGGGCACATCGGCTTCAACGAGCCCTGCTCCTCGCTCGCCTCCCGGACCCGGATCAAGACCCTCACCGAGCAGACCCGGGTCGACAACGCGCGCTTCTTCGACAACGACATCGAGCAGGTGCCGCACCACGTCATCACCCAGGGCATCGGCACCATCCTGGAGGCCCGCCACCTGGTGCTGCTCGCCACCGGCGAGGGCAAGGCCGAGGCCGTGGCGCAGACCGTCGAGGGCCCGGTCGCCGCGCTCGTACCGGCCTCCGCGCTCCAGCTGCACCCGCACGCGACCGTGGTCGTGGACGAGGCCGCCGCCTCCAAGCTGAAGCTCGCGGACTACTTCCGCCACACCTACGCGAACAAGCCCTCCTGGCAGGGCATCTAG
- a CDS encoding sensor histidine kinase, whose translation MNDLVRQHTALRESDLDWLHLLVSEWQLLSDLSFADLVLWVPTLDGTRYVSVAQMRPNTGPTSYQDDMVGHLVPRGRRPLLDAALDEGRIVREGDPEWREEVPVRVESIPVRREGRVLGVIARNTNLLTVRTPSRLELTYLQSASDLAQMIAAGSFPFPGEQVDMDSSPRAGDGLMRLDADGVVQYASPNALSAYHRLGLAADLVGQELGQVTAELAPSRGPVDEALVKMASGYAPREFEIEGSGGVIQLRAIPLSPKGTRIGSLVLLRDVTELRRRERELITKDATIREIHHRVKNNLQTVAALLRLQARRMDSDRGREALNEAVRRVGSIAIVHETLSQNLDERVEFDEIADRVIAMVAEISPGKVTCRRNGRFGILDAEVATPLSMVLTEVLQNALEHAFAPGEQGTVEVTAVRGEPRADARLLITVKDDGRGLPEGFDPQRAGNLGLQIVRTLVEGELGGSFDMQPGAERGTRVVLDIPVQPQK comes from the coding sequence ATGAACGACCTCGTCCGCCAGCACACCGCGCTGAGAGAGTCCGACCTCGACTGGCTCCACCTGCTGGTCTCGGAGTGGCAGCTGCTCTCCGACCTCTCCTTCGCCGACCTGGTCCTGTGGGTCCCCACCCTGGACGGCACCCGTTATGTCTCCGTCGCCCAGATGCGGCCCAACACCGGCCCCACCTCCTACCAGGACGACATGGTCGGCCACCTGGTCCCGCGCGGCCGCCGCCCGCTCCTGGACGCCGCCCTCGACGAGGGCCGGATCGTGCGCGAGGGCGACCCCGAGTGGCGCGAGGAGGTCCCCGTACGGGTCGAGTCCATCCCCGTACGGCGTGAGGGCCGCGTCCTCGGCGTGATCGCCCGCAACACCAATCTGCTCACCGTGCGGACCCCGTCCCGCCTGGAGCTCACCTACCTCCAGTCCGCCTCCGACCTGGCCCAGATGATCGCGGCCGGCTCCTTCCCCTTCCCCGGGGAGCAGGTCGACATGGACTCCTCGCCCCGGGCCGGCGACGGACTGATGCGGCTCGACGCCGACGGCGTCGTCCAGTACGCCTCGCCCAACGCGCTCTCCGCCTACCACCGGCTCGGCCTCGCCGCCGACCTGGTCGGCCAGGAACTCGGCCAGGTCACCGCCGAACTCGCCCCCTCCCGTGGACCGGTGGACGAGGCGCTGGTCAAGATGGCCTCCGGCTACGCCCCGCGCGAGTTCGAGATCGAGGGCAGCGGCGGGGTGATCCAGCTGCGGGCGATCCCGCTCAGCCCCAAGGGCACCCGGATCGGCTCCCTCGTCCTGCTCCGCGACGTCACCGAACTGCGCCGCCGCGAGCGCGAGTTGATCACCAAGGACGCCACCATCCGGGAGATCCACCACCGGGTGAAGAACAACCTCCAGACGGTGGCCGCGCTGCTGCGCCTGCAGGCCCGCCGGATGGACTCCGACCGGGGCCGCGAGGCGCTCAACGAGGCGGTGCGGCGGGTCGGTTCGATCGCCATCGTGCATGAGACGCTGTCCCAGAACCTGGACGAGCGGGTCGAGTTCGACGAGATCGCCGACCGGGTGATCGCGATGGTCGCCGAGATCTCCCCGGGCAAGGTCACCTGCCGGCGCAACGGACGCTTCGGCATCCTCGACGCCGAGGTCGCCACCCCGCTCTCCATGGTCCTCACCGAGGTCCTGCAGAACGCCCTGGAACACGCCTTCGCGCCGGGGGAGCAGGGCACGGTCGAGGTCACCGCGGTCCGCGGCGAGCCCCGCGCCGACGCCCGGCTGCTGATCACGGTCAAGGACGACGGCCGCGGCCTGCCCGAGGGGTTCGACCCGCAGCGGGCCGGCAACCTCGGCCTGCAGATCGTACGGACCCTGGTCGAGGGCGAACTCGGCGGCAGTTTCGACATGCAGCCGGGTGCGGAACGCGGCACCCGGGTCGTGCTCGACATTCCCGTACAGCCGCAGAAGTAA